CTGGTCGCCGTGCACGGCGACCACCGCGTGGTCGAAGCGCTCCGCACCCGCGGCCGTCGTCACGGTGACTCCGTCGGGCTGCTCGGTGACCGACCGCACGGGCTCGCCCAGCCGTAGCTTGGGGTCGACCGCCGCCACCACCCGCCGCACGTAGCTGATCGAACCGCCCTCCACCGTCCGCCAGTCGACGCGCTGCCCGCCGAGCCCGCCCTCGTCGTGCGCCATGAAGAACGCGATGACGGTGGTCGCCGGCATCTCCCAGATCAGCTCGGCCGGTACCGACCAGACCGCCGTGCAGAGCAGGATGACGTAGCCGTGCCGGAACTCGGCGCTGTAGCCGCCGCGGTCGAGGTACTCCCCCAGCGGCAGGTCGGTGCGCTTGCGCAGGAAGTCCTTGCGGCCCTCCCGGTGGAAGCGGTGGGCCTCGCGCCAGATGGTGTGGAACTCGGCCGGGTAGCGGGCCAGCACCTCCTCCTCGGGCAGGGCCATCTCCGCGGTGCCGTACTGCAGCCCGCGGTCGAGGTCGAAGAAGTTGAAGCCGCCCTCGTGGCGCCGGGTGGCCACGCCCAGTTCGGCGAAGAACCGGCTGAGGTTCGGATAGCTCGGCCGGTTGAAGACCACGAACGCGGTGTCGATGCCGAGCAGCCGGCCGGCGTCCTCGACCTCGATCGTGTGCGCGTGACCGCCCGGGCGCGGCTCCTGGTCGAAGAGGGTGATCTCGGCGACCTCGCGCAGCCGGTACGCGGCGGACAGGCCGGCCACTCCGGCGCCGACGACCGCGACCCGGGGCTTGGTGGGAGCAGACATGCGGGATTCCTTCGCAGGCTAGGGGGTGATCAGGGTGCGGTGGATCCGGCCGCCGCGGCCGCCCTGCACCGCGGCGGCGAGGACGAACCCGGGGGCGGGGCTGAGCAGTTCGAAGTGCCAGTCGGCGTTCTCGGCCTCCGGCCGGAGCGGGTCGGTCAGCCGGATGGGCGGGGCGGCGGGCGGGCTGAAGGAGAAGCCCGCGAGCCGGCGGCGCAGCCCGGTGCCGACCGCCTTCAGGTAGGCCTCCTTCAGCACCCAGTAGGCGGAGACCCGGGCCGGCAGTTCGCCCTCCGGCAGGAGGGCCAGCGCGGCCCGCTCGGGCGGTGCGAAGTGCCTCGGCAGGTGGCGGACGGCGTCCGGGCCGGCCTCGGCGCGCTCGACGTCCACCCCGCAGGTGCCGCCCGCCGCCACCAGACAGGCGATCATGCCGTCGGTGTGCGAGAGGTTGAAGCGCAGGCCCGCGACGGCCGGTTCGGGCTCCGGACGGCCGTCGGCGCCGGCCCGTACCCGCCAGGTGTCGAGCGGCCGGCCCGAGCGGGCGCTGAGCGCGTACCGGGCGAGCACCCGGCCGCCCAGGAAGCGCCGCCGGGCGGCGGCGCCGCGCAGCCGGTCCAGGTGCGCCCGCTCCTCGGGGCCGAGCAGGCCGGCCCCGCCGTGCCGGGTCGCGAACGCCTCGGCGGCGGGCTCGGGCAGCAGCCAGAGGTGGCCGTCACGCGCGGACATCGCGCCCCCGTCGGCCGCGGGGGCCGGGGCCGTGCCCAGTACACCCATGCCGACCAGGTGTTTGAGCCACTCGGACATCTCCCAGCGCAGCCGTTCCCGGCAGGGCGGGCAGACCTTGAGGTCGGGGTCGAGCCGGTCCCGCGATCCGGTCGCCCCGCAGGACGGGCAGAGCGCGCGGGCGCGGTGCTGTCGGGTCATCGGAGAGCTCCTTGCGGTGCGCGGTCGCGGGGTCATCCGTCGGCCGGTCCGGGGGCGCGGCGCTCGGCCAGCCGGAACTGCCGGTGCGAGAACAGCCGGTTCACCCGGTACAGGTGGCGCAGGACGCCCATCACCTCGTCGACGACGGCGGCGTCGGTGACGGCCTCGTGCGGGTACCAGTGCCGGCGCAGCCGCTCCAGCTGGAGCAGCAGCAGCGCGCCGCTGGGGAGCGGGTCCTCCAGCACCTGCGCCGAGTGGACGTGGGTGTGCACGCAGGCGGCGACGGCGTGCAGCAGGCAGTACTCCTTGGCGAGGTCGAAGAGTTCGGCGGACTGCCCGTAGTCGCGGCCGAGTGCGGCGCGCAGCCGGACGCAGCGCCCGCGCAGGTCGGCCGTGCGGGCGAGGAGTTCGCCGGCGACGTCCGCGGCCCGGGTCAGCCGGTCGCGTTCGTCGCCCTTGGCGGCCTCGGCGAGGGCCCGGAGGGCGGCCAGCGAGGCGGGGGCGGCGAGCAGGGCGTCGTCCTTGCCGCGGCTGTAGAGCTCCTGGTCCCAGGGGCGGTAGAGCGGCAGGGGGGCATCGAGGCCGTACAGCGTCCGGACGTGCGCGTCGGCCCCGGCGGCCGCGGCGGCGGCCGGCTCGTCGGCGGCGGCGAGCAGGGCGTCCAGCTGGAGGGCGAGGTTCTTGAGGTTGACGACGGTGTTGCCGTCCGCGAAGTTGGCCACCAGGAGGTCGCGGAGCATCTTCTGGTGGATGCCGTGGTGCGGCAGCCCGCGGAGGTAGAAACGGGCGCCCAGCACGATGTTGAGCTGGGACATGGTGCGTTCCAGCATCGTCGGCACGAGGTACTTGGCCACCGACGACCAGACGCTGGCCTGCTCCGGCACGAGCTGGAGGCTGCGCACCGCGCCGAGGCTGACCGCGTCGGCGACCATCAGGTCGGCGAAGCACTCGGCCAGCTGCCTGCGGGAGTACGGGATGTCGCTGACCGCCCGGCCGAAGATCACCCGGTGCTCGGTGAAGTCGAGGGTGACCCGCAGGGCGGTGTCGACGGCGGAGAGCGCGATGGAGCCGATGAGGGTCCGGGCGACCTGGGAGGTCTGCAGGGCGATCTCCAGCCCAGCGCCCTCGGCGCCGAGCCGGGCCGACTCGGGCACGAACACGCCGTCGACCCGGATGCCGCTCATGTCGAGGGCGCGCAGGCCGTGCAGCCGCTCGTCGGGCAGTTCCTCGACGGCGCCCGCCGGGGTGCGGCGCTTCTCCAGCAGGAGGATGGAGTACCCGGCGGGCCCGCCCGCCTCCTTGGTGCGGGCGAAGACGGTGAGGCCGTCGGCGACCCGGGCGTTGCCGATCAGCCACTTCTCACCGGTCAGCAGGTAGCCGCCGTCGACGCGCTCGGCCCGCATCTCGTTGCTGAGCACGTCGCTGCCGTGGTTGCGCTCGGACAGGCCCCACGCGTAGCGGCTGCCCTGCTTCATGGCGTCGACGAGGTACTGCTTCTGCTCGTCGGTGCCGGCGATCCAGGCGGGCAGGAACGCCAGGCTGGTGATGATCAGGGCGGTGGCGGTGGTCGGGTCGCGGCGGGCGATGAGGCGCAGCAGGTTGAATCCGGTCTCGACGTCGCCGGCCCGCCCGCCCTGTGCCTCGGGGATGTTGTACTCGTGCACCCCCAGCGCTGCAGCAGGTTGACGAAGGCGTACGGGTACTCCTCGCGCTCGTCGTGGTCGAGGATCCGCTCGAACGGCATCCGGCTCGCCGGGTCGTGCGGGTCTCCGAGGTGATTCTCCAACTCAGCTGCGAGTCGGTCGAGTTCTGACTTCGGCACCGGTCTCCTCCGGTTACGTGAGGGCAGGGTCGGTCAGGCCAGTGCCGCGGGTGCGGCCGCGTACATCCGGCCCGCCGCGGTGAGGTCGAGCACGGTGTCGAGTGCCGGGGCGAGCAGGTCGGCGTCGCGGCGCGGCGGCCGGCCGTCGGCCCGGGCGAGCAGGTAGCCCAGGCACGCGCCGAGCCATCCGGCGGAGCCCGGCTTCTGCCCGTACAGCGGCAGGTGGCGGCTGTGCCACCACAGCTGGAGGCAGCAGGCGGCGGCCTGGAGCCAGGCGAACCGTTCGGCCAGGTCGACGAGTTCGATGCCGGGCCGGGCCGCCGCCACCTCGGCCGGCAGGGCGCGCAGGGCGGCGTGCAGACGATCGGCGAGGGCCGCCACCGCGGGGGCGCCGGCCTCGCCGAGGGCCGCGACGGCCGGGCCCGCGACCGCACCGAGGGTGCCGGTCGCCAGGTCGCGTCCGCGGGCGTTGAGGTCGAGCCGGGCCGGATCGTACGGCGGCAGCGGCGCGTCGAGCGCGAACACCGTACGGCCCCGGTCGTCGTCCTCACCGGCTGCCGCCTTGGCCAGGGCGGGCAGTTGGGCGCTGAACGAGCGCAGGTTGGCCAGCGTGCTGGTGTCCACCACCCGCACCAGGGCCGCGTCGCGCTGGAGCTTCTGGAAGAGGCCGCCGCCCGGGCCCTCGGCGCGCAGCACCGACCGGGTGGCCAGGGTCGCGCCGCAGCGGGCGATGGCGTCCTCCACGGCCTCCGCGACCACGTGCTTCGCCGCGCAGCCCCAGACGCTGAACTGCTCGGGTGCCGCGTGGATGCCGCGGGCGGCGGCCAGCGCCACCGCGTCGGCGGCCAGCAGCGCGGCGGAGGCCACCGCCAGCTCCCGCCGCTGGTACGGGGTGTCGAGGAGGACGGCGCGGCCGGTGCGGCGTCCGGCGGCGAAGCCGAGGGTGAGCCGCAGCGCGGTGTCGGCGCAGCCGAGGCTGCCCGCGGTGGACATCAGCCGCACCACCTGCTGGGCCTTGACCGCGATCTCCAGCGCCTCGCCGGGCCTCCCGACGATCTGCTCCTCGGCGACCGGCAGGCCGTCGAAGCGCAGGTGGGCGAAGTCGATGCCGCGCATGCCGCCGGCCGGCACGGGTGCGCCGCGGTCGAGGCCGGGCCCGGCGCCGGGGAGGTCGAGCAGCACGGCGGTGAAGGCGCCCGGGCCGCGCTCCCCGGTGCGGGCGACGACGTACGCGGCGGCGCAGCGCTGCCCGAGCCCGACCATCCACTTCTCGCCGGTCAGCCGGTACCCGGGGCCGGCCGGGTCGGGCAGCAGGCGGGTGGTGTTGGCCAGCAGATCGCTGCCGTGCTCGGCCTCCGACAGCGCGAACGCGACCGCGTCCCCGGCCTGCAGCAGGGCGGCGACCTGCGCCTGCTGCGCCGGGGAGCCGTGCAGCCGGACGCAGGTGGCGGCGGTGATCGAGAACATGGTGGCGGGCATGGCGTTGAGGTCGCGGCGGGCGGCGGCCCGCACCAGCAGCAGGCTGCGGTCGAACGAGCCGAAGGTGCCGCCCAGTTCGGCCGGCAGGTAGTCGAGGTGGAAGCCGGCCGCGCGCAGCGCCGCGGCCAGCTCGTCGGGGTGGGCGCCGGCGTCGTCGCGGCGGGCGGCGGCAGCGAAGCCGTACGGGTTGGCGGGGTCGCCGGCCGGGCCGAGCCGTCGTTCCAACTGCTCGGCGGGGGCGGCCAGCAGGTCCAGGGCGCCGGTCATCCGGCACCCTCCAGGATTCCGGCGGAGGACTCCAGCGGTACCGGGCGGTAGTCGGCCGCGGCGGCGGGCACGTGCACGCCCGCGGTGCGCAGCTGGGCGATCCGGGTGTGGAAGGCGGCGCCGCGCATCAGGTGGTGGGCGACGTCGGCGACCCGGCGGCTGCCGGGCGCCTTGAGGTAGCTGGCGGTCACCCAGTCGTTGAAGCTGCCCATCGCCGGGCCGCACCAGATCTGGTAGTCGAGGGTGCGGTCGGGGTCGCCGACCGTCGACCAGCGCGAGGACATCCCCAGGTACCAGCGGAAGACCAGCGCCATCCGCCGTTTGGGGTTGCCGGCCGCGCGGGCGAGCTGGTCGGGGTCGCGGCGCTCGAAGTAGCGGACGCACTCCTGCCACACGTCGGCCAGCGGCCGCCGGAACACCTGCGCCTCCAACCGGGCCCGCTCCCCTCGGGCAGCGCCTCCAGGCCGTCGTGGGCCTGGTAGAGCTCGTAGAGCTTCTTGGCGCGCATCGGGAAGAGGGTGCCCTTCTTGAGCACCTGGAGCTCGACGCCGAGCTCGAACATGTCGGCGGCCGGGGCCATTTCGCAGTCGGCGATGCCGGCCTCGGCGAGCATCGCCTTCGTCGCCCGGGACGCCCCGGACTCCACGCACGACTGGTTGACCGACCCGGTGACGACGTACGCGGCGCCCATGGCGAACGCGGCGGCGACGGCGAGCGGGGTGCCGAGGCCGCCCGCGGCCCCGACCCGGATCGCCGCCGGGTAGCGGTGCTCGCGCTGCACGGTGTCGCGCAGCCGCAGGATGCCGGGCAGCAGCGCGGGCAGCGGCCTGCGGTCGGTGTGGCCGCCGGAGTCGGCCTCGACGGTGATGTCGTCGGCCATCGGCACGTACTTGGCGAGGTCGGCCTGGAGCGGTGTGATCAGGCCCTGTGCCAGCAGGGCGCTGACGGTGGCGGCCGGCGCGGGGCGCATGAACCGCTCGGCGGTCTCGGGGCGGGAGATCTTGGCGATCACCCGGTGCTCGGCGACGACCTGGCCGTCCGGGCCCTGCCGCAGGCCGGCGAGGCGGTAGCGGACGATGTGCGGGCTCAGGGCCATGAAGGCGGACGCCTCCACGCAGCGCACTCCGTGCCGCAGGAACAGGTCGACGGCCTCGCGCTCCAGCCGCTCCTCACTGGGGCTGTGGATGAGGTTGACGGCGAACGGCCGGGCGGGGATCTCCGCGGCGAACCGGGCGAGCGCCTTCTCGATGCTCTTCGGCAGCAGCCCGGCCGCGCCGAACGAGCCGAGGTAGCCCTCGCGGGCGAGGGCGATGACCATGTCCGCG
The Kitasatospora paranensis genome window above contains:
- a CDS encoding NAD(P)/FAD-dependent oxidoreductase; the protein is MSAPTKPRVAVVGAGVAGLSAAYRLREVAEITLFDQEPRPGGHAHTIEVEDAGRLLGIDTAFVVFNRPSYPNLSRFFAELGVATRRHEGGFNFFDLDRGLQYGTAEMALPEEEVLARYPAEFHTIWREAHRFHREGRKDFLRKRTDLPLGEYLDRGGYSAEFRHGYVILLCTAVWSVPAELIWEMPATTVIAFFMAHDEGGLGGQRVDWRTVEGGSISYVRRVVAAVDPKLRLGEPVRSVTEQPDGVTVTTAAGAERFDHAVVAVHGDQARELLTEPSALQRETLGRIRYNSSVAVLHTDPSVMPADRSRWDNWNYGKVAVDGESRPYVAYYMNRLHGFTSERDYFVTLDYPLPVREEAVIRELHYDHPVIDLDLRTLQKTIYRVNEGARIKLAGSYFHSKQLHYDQIGSHEAGFSSGLEAAEQLLRELGR
- a CDS encoding 4'-phosphopantetheinyl transferase family protein; the protein is MTRQHRARALCPSCGATGSRDRLDPDLKVCPPCRERLRWEMSEWLKHLVGMGVLGTAPAPAADGGAMSARDGHLWLLPEPAAEAFATRHGGAGLLGPEERAHLDRLRGAAARRRFLGGRVLARYALSARSGRPLDTWRVRAGADGRPEPEPAVAGLRFNLSHTDGMIACLVAAGGTCGVDVERAEAGPDAVRHLPRHFAPPERAALALLPEGELPARVSAYWVLKEAYLKAVGTGLRRRLAGFSFSPPAAPPIRLTDPLRPEAENADWHFELLSPAPGFVLAAAVQGGRGGRIHRTLITP
- a CDS encoding acyl-CoA dehydrogenase family protein — its product is MHEYNIPEAQGGRAGDVETGFNLLRLIARRDPTTATALIITSLAFLPAWIAGTDEQKQYLVDAMKQGSRYAWGLSERNHGSDVLSNEMRAERVDGGYLLTGEKWLIGNARVADGLTVFARTKEAGGPAGYSILLLEKRRTPAGAVEELPDERLHGLRALDMSGIRVDGVFVPESARLGAEGAGLEIALQTSQVARTLIGSIALSAVDTALRVTLDFTEHRVIFGRAVSDIPYSRRQLAECFADLMVADAVSLGAVRSLQLVPEQASVWSSVAKYLVPTMLERTMSQLNIVLGARFYLRGLPHHGIHQKMLRDLLVANFADGNTVVNLKNLALQLDALLAAADEPAAAAAAGADAHVRTLYGLDAPLPLYRPWDQELYSRGKDDALLAAPASLAALRALAEAAKGDERDRLTRAADVAGELLARTADLRGRCVRLRAALGRDYGQSAELFDLAKEYCLLHAVAACVHTHVHSAQVLEDPLPSGALLLLQLERLRRHWYPHEAVTDAAVVDEVMGVLRHLYRVNRLFSHRQFRLAERRAPGPADG
- a CDS encoding acyl-CoA dehydrogenase, with protein sequence MTGALDLLAAPAEQLERRLGPAGDPANPYGFAAAARRDDAGAHPDELAAALRAAGFHLDYLPAELGGTFGSFDRSLLLVRAAARRDLNAMPATMFSITAATCVRLHGSPAQQAQVAALLQAGDAVAFALSEAEHGSDLLANTTRLLPDPAGPGYRLTGEKWMVGLGQRCAAAYVVARTGERGPGAFTAVLLDLPGAGPGLDRGAPVPAGGMRGIDFAHLRFDGLPVAEEQIVGRPGEALEIAVKAQQVVRLMSTAGSLGCADTALRLTLGFAAGRRTGRAVLLDTPYQRRELAVASAALLAADAVALAAARGIHAAPEQFSVWGCAAKHVVAEAVEDAIARCGATLATRSVLRAEGPGGGLFQKLQRDAALVRVVDTSTLANLRSFSAQLPALAKAAAGEDDDRGRTVFALDAPLPPYDPARLDLNARGRDLATGTLGAVAGPAVAALGEAGAPAVAALADRLHAALRALPAEVAAARPGIELVDLAERFAWLQAAACCLQLWWHSRHLPLYGQKPGSAGWLGACLGYLLARADGRPPRRDADLLAPALDTVLDLTAAGRMYAAAPAALA